One segment of Nocardia farcinica DNA contains the following:
- a CDS encoding lytic transglycosylase domain-containing protein yields MSALVVAGLVASGSAAHSTTASEPPKAPEALLAASTGTTGGGGAGTGNPDSPSATTVGLLPVTPDSPRKLRAMTPPADGLPPFGGTVPLRDIALPNTGGVLGIPEIVLAAYRNAELALASSMPGCGLSWNLLAGIGRIESAHASSGRTDAAGTTVSPIFGPALDGTLPGNEIIKAADGGYVRAVGPMQFLPSTWSLYSADGNGDGVADPHNVFDASLAAGKYLCSGGLNLRDPQQELRAVLRYNNSMAYAADVLSWSAAYRTGGTPRQVTVDPNLVPPGSAPVVAAGPAPDMTAVDTTIPSTTVPDKPTELPPGTTVTPGPTPQETMIHIPGLPPIPCGIFCPPPKPVDPCVQAAVPAPMPAPGAPAQPIAPAREFGTAEGEAAPAAPVEPGKPAPPDPACAVPQQPEAAPQLAQTPPPPAPPVEQTPAPEPATTPAAPAEPAPAAPTPPPPPGITLPFGIVIPLPPAPAPPPA; encoded by the coding sequence ATGTCGGCCCTTGTCGTCGCCGGTCTGGTCGCCTCCGGTTCGGCGGCGCACAGCACCACGGCGAGCGAGCCGCCCAAGGCGCCGGAGGCGCTGCTGGCCGCCTCGACCGGCACCACCGGTGGCGGAGGCGCGGGCACCGGAAATCCGGACTCCCCTTCGGCGACCACGGTTGGCCTCTTGCCGGTCACCCCGGACAGTCCCCGCAAACTTCGAGCTATGACTCCGCCCGCCGACGGGCTGCCGCCGTTCGGCGGCACGGTCCCGCTGCGCGACATCGCCCTGCCGAACACCGGGGGCGTGCTCGGCATCCCGGAGATCGTGCTGGCCGCCTACCGCAATGCCGAACTGGCCCTGGCCTCCTCGATGCCCGGCTGCGGACTGAGCTGGAACCTGCTCGCCGGCATCGGCCGCATCGAATCCGCACACGCGAGCAGTGGCCGCACCGACGCCGCGGGCACCACCGTCTCGCCGATCTTCGGTCCCGCGCTGGACGGCACCCTGCCCGGCAACGAGATCATCAAGGCCGCCGACGGCGGCTACGTCCGGGCCGTCGGCCCCATGCAGTTCCTGCCCAGCACCTGGTCGCTGTACTCCGCCGACGGCAACGGCGACGGCGTCGCCGACCCGCACAACGTGTTCGACGCCTCGCTGGCCGCGGGCAAATACCTCTGCTCCGGGGGCCTGAACCTGCGTGATCCGCAGCAGGAACTGCGCGCGGTGCTGCGCTACAACAACTCGATGGCCTACGCCGCCGACGTGCTGAGCTGGTCGGCGGCCTACCGCACCGGCGGCACCCCGCGCCAGGTCACCGTCGACCCGAACCTCGTCCCGCCGGGCTCGGCGCCGGTCGTGGCGGCCGGTCCCGCTCCGGACATGACCGCCGTCGACACGACCATCCCGTCGACCACCGTGCCGGACAAGCCGACCGAACTGCCGCCGGGCACCACCGTCACCCCCGGTCCGACGCCGCAGGAGACGATGATCCACATCCCGGGCCTGCCGCCGATCCCGTGCGGCATCTTCTGCCCGCCGCCCAAGCCGGTGGATCCCTGTGTGCAGGCCGCGGTTCCGGCCCCGATGCCGGCGCCCGGCGCGCCCGCGCAGCCGATCGCGCCCGCGCGGGAGTTCGGCACCGCCGAGGGCGAGGCGGCGCCGGCCGCACCGGTGGAGCCGGGCAAGCCCGCGCCGCCGGACCCCGCCTGCGCCGTGCCGCAGCAGCCGGAGGCCGCGCCGCAGCTCGCCCAGACTCCGCCACCGCCTGCCCCGCCGGTCGAACAGACGCCAGCCCCGGAACCGGCGACGACACCCGCGGCACCGGCCGAACCTGCGCCTGCCGCCCCGACGCCCCCGCCTCCGCCCGGGATCACCCTGCCGTTCGGGATCGTCATCCCGCTGCCGCCCGCCCCCGCGCCGCCGCCGGCCTGA
- a CDS encoding DUF1003 domain-containing protein, with product MQNRFRFDWDAEALARSSERVARFLGTGRYLAIQTVVVVVWIALNVFVVALRWDPYPFILLNLAFSTQAAYAAPLILLAQNRQDNRDRVALEEDRMRAAQTKADTEFLARELAALRIAVGDVATRDYLRRELDEVREMLDRIEAATVGDDSGSRGGKAGKGNRKKGSGGKQATVQLPPQAPEE from the coding sequence ATGCAGAACCGCTTCCGGTTCGACTGGGACGCCGAGGCACTGGCGCGCAGCAGCGAGCGGGTGGCCCGATTCCTCGGCACCGGGCGCTATCTGGCGATCCAGACCGTGGTGGTGGTCGTGTGGATCGCGCTCAACGTGTTCGTGGTGGCGTTGCGCTGGGATCCCTACCCCTTCATCCTGCTGAATCTGGCCTTCTCCACCCAGGCCGCCTACGCCGCGCCGCTGATCCTGCTCGCCCAGAACCGCCAGGACAACCGCGACCGGGTGGCGCTGGAAGAGGACAGGATGCGGGCCGCGCAGACCAAGGCCGACACCGAGTTCCTGGCCAGGGAGCTGGCCGCGCTGCGGATCGCGGTGGGCGATGTGGCGACGCGCGACTATCTACGCCGCGAACTCGACGAGGTCCGTGAGATGCTCGACCGGATCGAAGCGGCCACCGTGGGAGACGATTCCGGTTCACGCGGCGGCAAGGCGGGTAAAGGGAATCGGAAGAAGGGTTCCGGCGGGAAGCAAGCAACAGTTCAGCTTCCCCCGCAGGCGCCCGAGGAATGA
- a CDS encoding magnesium transporter MgtE N-terminal domain-containing protein, with translation MAATRVYVARLAGLVVLGPDGESIGRVRDVVVAVRYDRQQPRVHGLVVELPSRRRIFVPMLRVTSIEPGMITLNTGTVSLRRFQQRPGEMLALAQIVDSKVRVDDPDLPDLTGVDVFVVDLGIERTRTRDWVVSRVAVRGHRRIGRRRAVHVVDWQAVTGLTPYELGRPGQDVTQLLGQFEGLRAADVAHLLRELPEKRRIEVAEALDDERLADVVQELPDDDQVDLLGHLEVRRAADVLEAMDPDDAADLLGELPTGERESLLALMDPEESEPVRRLLEHSPDTAGGLMTTRPVVLTPATTVAEALARVRNPDLTPALASIVFVVRPPTATPTGRYLGCVHIQQLLREPPAHLVGGLLDTDLTPLRPDATLSAVTRYLATYNLVCGPVVDEENHLLGAVSVDDVLDHLLPEDWREQEQREGVATR, from the coding sequence ATGGCAGCTACCAGGGTGTACGTCGCCAGGCTCGCCGGCCTGGTGGTGCTGGGACCGGACGGCGAGTCTATCGGCCGGGTGCGCGACGTCGTCGTCGCCGTCCGCTACGACCGCCAGCAACCCCGCGTACACGGCCTCGTCGTCGAATTGCCGAGCAGGCGCCGCATTTTCGTGCCGATGTTGCGGGTCACCTCGATCGAGCCGGGCATGATCACGCTCAACACCGGCACGGTGAGCCTGCGCCGGTTCCAGCAACGCCCCGGCGAAATGCTCGCGCTGGCACAGATCGTCGACTCCAAGGTGCGCGTCGACGACCCGGATCTGCCCGACCTCACCGGCGTCGACGTGTTCGTCGTCGACCTGGGCATCGAACGGACCCGCACCAGGGACTGGGTGGTGTCGCGGGTCGCGGTGCGCGGGCACCGCAGGATCGGGCGCAGGCGCGCGGTGCACGTGGTGGACTGGCAGGCGGTCACCGGTCTCACGCCCTACGAGCTGGGCAGGCCGGGACAGGACGTCACCCAGTTGCTCGGCCAGTTCGAGGGGCTGCGCGCGGCCGACGTCGCGCACCTGTTGCGCGAGCTGCCGGAGAAGCGCCGCATCGAGGTCGCCGAGGCGCTCGACGACGAGCGCTTGGCCGACGTGGTGCAGGAGCTGCCCGACGACGACCAGGTCGACCTGCTCGGCCACCTCGAGGTGCGCCGGGCCGCCGACGTGCTCGAGGCGATGGATCCCGACGACGCGGCCGACCTGCTGGGCGAGCTGCCCACCGGGGAACGGGAATCGCTGCTGGCGCTGATGGACCCGGAGGAGTCCGAGCCGGTGCGCAGGCTGCTCGAGCACTCCCCCGACACCGCGGGCGGCCTGATGACCACCCGCCCGGTGGTGCTGACGCCCGCCACCACGGTGGCCGAGGCGCTGGCCCGGGTGCGCAATCCGGATCTCACCCCGGCGCTGGCCTCGATCGTGTTCGTGGTGCGCCCGCCGACGGCCACCCCCACCGGCCGGTACCTGGGTTGCGTGCACATCCAGCAGTTGCTGCGCGAGCCGCCCGCGCACCTGGTGGGCGGGCTGCTCGACACCGACCTGACCCCGCTGCGCCCGGACGCGACGCTCTCGGCGGTGACCCGGTACCTGGCCACCTACAACCTGGTGTGCGGCCCCGTCGTGGACGAGGAGAATCACCTGCTCGGCGCGGTGAGTGTGGACGACGTGCTCGATCACCTGCTGCCGGAGGACTGGCGGGAACAGGAACAGCGGGAGGGGGTGGCGACCCGGTGA
- a CDS encoding HpcH/HpaI aldolase/citrate lyase family protein, with the protein MKPRRSVLAVPGSNPKMIEKAKGLPVDEVFLDLEDAVAPVAKAAARANIVAALNEPGWGGQLRVVRVNDWTTQWTYSDVITVVEGAGAALDAVLLPKVTDAGQVRALDLLLSQLERTCGLEVGRIGIEPQLENALGLRNIDEIATASPRVQALVFGPADFMASINMRTLVVGEQPEGYDTGDAYHHILMTILLTARAHGLQAIDGPYLQIRDLDGFRRAAGRTAALGFDGKWVLHPTQIEAANEIFSPRQADYDRAEEILEAYAYYTSGAGGARGAVMLGEEMIDEASAKMAAVIAEKGRAAGMRRTTAFTPPRD; encoded by the coding sequence ATGAAGCCACGCCGCTCGGTCCTGGCCGTGCCAGGCAGCAATCCGAAGATGATCGAGAAGGCCAAGGGACTGCCCGTCGACGAGGTGTTCCTCGATCTGGAGGATGCCGTCGCGCCGGTCGCCAAGGCCGCGGCGCGGGCCAACATCGTGGCGGCGCTGAACGAGCCGGGCTGGGGCGGGCAGCTGCGGGTGGTGCGGGTCAACGACTGGACCACTCAGTGGACCTACAGCGACGTCATCACCGTGGTGGAGGGCGCGGGCGCGGCGCTCGATGCCGTCCTGCTGCCCAAGGTCACCGACGCCGGTCAGGTGCGGGCGCTGGATCTGCTGTTGAGCCAGCTCGAGCGCACCTGCGGGCTCGAGGTCGGCCGCATCGGCATCGAACCGCAGCTGGAGAACGCCCTCGGCCTGCGCAACATCGACGAGATCGCCACCGCGAGCCCGCGCGTGCAGGCGCTGGTCTTCGGGCCCGCCGATTTCATGGCCAGCATCAACATGCGCACGCTGGTGGTCGGCGAGCAGCCGGAGGGCTACGACACCGGCGACGCCTACCACCACATCCTGATGACCATCCTGCTCACCGCCCGGGCGCACGGGTTGCAGGCGATCGACGGGCCGTACCTGCAGATCCGCGATCTCGACGGCTTCCGCCGCGCCGCCGGCCGCACCGCCGCGCTCGGCTTCGACGGCAAATGGGTGCTGCACCCCACCCAGATCGAGGCCGCCAACGAGATCTTCAGCCCGCGCCAGGCCGATTACGACCGCGCCGAGGAGATCCTCGAGGCCTACGCCTACTACACCTCCGGCGCGGGCGGTGCCCGCGGCGCGGTGATGCTCGGCGAGGAGATGATCGACGAGGCGAGCGCCAAGATGGCGGCCGTCATCGCGGAGAAGGGGCGCGCGGCCGGGATGCGGCGCACCACCGCGTTCACCCCGCCCCGGGACTGA
- a CDS encoding general stress protein — protein sequence MTNPLGNANNPRATGLPTPPSGWPVGSYPTYAEAQRAVDYLADNQFPVQDVTIVGVDLMQVERVLYRLTWAKVIGGGVVSGAWLGLFLGLLLSLFTTGGALGPLAVGLVGGIIFGVISTSIPYAATRGQRDFASSMQLVAGRYDVLCNPKTAEQARDMLARLAI from the coding sequence ATGACGAACCCACTGGGGAACGCGAACAACCCGCGGGCGACGGGTCTGCCCACCCCGCCGTCGGGCTGGCCGGTCGGGTCCTACCCCACCTACGCCGAGGCGCAGCGGGCGGTGGACTACCTGGCCGACAACCAGTTCCCGGTCCAGGACGTCACCATCGTCGGTGTGGACCTGATGCAGGTCGAGCGGGTGCTGTACCGGCTCACCTGGGCCAAGGTGATCGGCGGGGGCGTGGTCTCGGGCGCGTGGCTCGGCCTGTTCCTCGGCCTGCTGCTGAGCCTGTTCACCACCGGCGGCGCCCTCGGCCCGCTGGCGGTGGGCCTGGTCGGCGGCATCATCTTCGGCGTCATCTCCACCTCGATCCCGTACGCCGCGACCAGGGGGCAGCGCGATTTCGCGTCCAGCATGCAGCTGGTGGCCGGGCGCTACGACGTGCTGTGCAACCCGAAGACCGCCGAGCAGGCGCGGGACATGCTGGCCCGGTTGGCGATCTGA
- a CDS encoding suppressor of fused domain protein has protein sequence MDVLERVRTAVLDHFGVDGARVDSASVTFLGLEPIDILRIPDGDLVHYVTLGGARHPMGDPADLVADPVRGPRAELVLTLRASALPGLPKSLGVLVASPAVEGVVLQPDALLDLGEPMWQGSVFTAALLGESAVPDVVLPEPADPVRCLAVTPVTATEAAWVRVRGAQALRDAWAEAGIDVRDPNRGAASL, from the coding sequence ATGGACGTGCTCGAGCGGGTCCGCACCGCGGTGCTGGACCACTTCGGCGTGGACGGCGCGCGCGTGGACTCGGCGTCGGTCACCTTCCTCGGCCTGGAGCCGATCGACATCCTGCGAATCCCCGACGGGGATCTCGTGCACTACGTGACGCTGGGCGGCGCGCGTCATCCGATGGGCGACCCGGCCGATCTCGTCGCCGACCCGGTGCGCGGGCCGCGGGCCGAACTGGTGCTGACGCTGCGGGCGAGTGCGCTGCCCGGCCTGCCGAAGTCACTGGGTGTGCTGGTGGCCAGCCCGGCGGTGGAGGGTGTGGTGCTGCAGCCCGACGCGCTGCTCGATCTCGGCGAACCGATGTGGCAGGGCTCGGTGTTCACCGCCGCCCTGCTGGGCGAGAGCGCGGTGCCCGACGTGGTGCTGCCCGAGCCCGCCGATCCGGTGCGCTGCCTCGCGGTCACCCCGGTGACGGCCACGGAGGCGGCGTGGGTGCGGGTCCGCGGTGCGCAGGCACTGCGCGACGCCTGGGCCGAGGCCGGTATCGACGTGCGCGACCCGAACCGGGGCGCGGCCTCGCTCTAG